From one Lycium barbarum isolate Lr01 chromosome 6, ASM1917538v2, whole genome shotgun sequence genomic stretch:
- the LOC132600370 gene encoding cell division cycle protein 48 homolog isoform X1, with product MSHKSDSKNGGRKDFSTAILERKKAANRLIVDEAVNDDNSVVALHPSTMEKLQLFRGDTILIKGKKRKDTVVIALADETCDEPKIRMNKVVRSNLRVRLGDVVSIHQCPDVKYGKRVHILPIDDTIEGLTGDLFDAFLKPYFLEAYRPLRKGDNFLVRGGMRSVEFKVIETDPGEYCVVAPDTEIFCEGEPVKREDEERLDEVGYDDVGGVRKQMAQIRELVELPLRHPQLFKSIGVKPPKGILLYGPPGSGKTLIARAVANETGAFFFCINGPEIMSKLAGESESNLRKAFEEAEKNAPSIIFIDEIDSIAPKREKTHGEVERRIVSQLLTLMDGLKSRAHVIVMGATNRPNSIDPALRRFGRFDREIDIGVPDEVGRLEVLRIHTKNMKLAEEVDLERISKDTHGYVGADLAALCTEAALQCIREKMDVIDLEDDTIDAEILNSMAVTNEHFQTALGTSNPSALRETVVEVPNVSWQDIGGLENVKRELQETVQYPVEHPEKFEKFGMSPSKGVLFYGPPGCGKTLLAKAIANECQANFISVKGPELLTMWFGESEANVREIFDKARQSAPCVLFFDELDSIATQRGSSGGDSGGADRVLNQLLTEMDGMNAKKTVFIIGATNRPDIIDPALLRPGRLDQLIYIPLPDEDSRHQIFKACLRKSPLSKDSDLRALAKYTQGFSGADITEICQRACKYAIRENIEKDIERERRRRDNPDSMDEDVDDEVPEIKPAHFEESMKYARRSVSDADIRKYQAFAQTLQQSRGFGTEFRFPEASGGTAAADPFATSNAAADDDDLYS from the exons GGAAAGAAGAGAAAGGACACTGTTGTCATTGCCCTTGCTGATGAAACATGTGATGAGCCAAAGATTAGGATGAACAAGGTGGTCCGTTCGAATTTGAGGGTTCGACTTGGAGATGTTGTATCTATCCACCAGTGTCCAGATGTCAAGTATGGGAAGCGTGTCCACATACTGCCTATAGATGATACAATAGAAGGTCTCACAGGGGATCTGTTTGATGCATTCCTAAAAC CTTACTTTTTGGAGGCATATCGACCTTTGAGGAAAGGGGACAATTTCCTTGTTAGAGGAGGGATGAGAAGTGTGGAATTCAAGGTCATAGAAACTGACCCTGGGGAGTATTGTGTAGTTGCTCCAGACACTGAAATCTTTTGTGAGGGTGAGCCTGTGAAAAGGGAGGATGAGGAGAGACTTGATGAAGTTGGCTATGATGATGTGGGTGGTGTGAGAAAACAGATGGCTCAGATTCGTGAACTGGTGGAATTACCGTTGAGGCATCCTCAACTTTTCAAATCTATTGGTGTGAAACCACCTAAGGGGATTTTACTTTATGGACCCCCTGGTTCTGGAAAGACTCTGATAGCCAGAGCTGTTGCTAATGAAACAGGTGCATTTTTCTTTTGCATTAATGGACCTGAAATCATGTCCAAATTGGCTGGAGAGAGTGAAAGTAATCTCAGGAAGGCATTTGAAGAGGCTGAAAAGAATGCTCCTTCCATCATATTTATTGATGAAATTGATTCAATTGCTCCCAAGCGAGAGAAGACACATGGTGAAGTTGAAAGGAGGATTGTCTCACAACTCTTGACTCTGATGGATGGACTGAAATCTCGCGCTCATGTAATAGTGATGGGAGCTACCAACCGTCCAAACAGCATTGATCCTGCTCTGAGAAGGTTTGGTAGGTTCGATAGAGAAATAGACATTGGTGTCCCCGATGAAGTTGGACGTCTTGAAGTTCTTCGCATTCATACCAAGAATATGAAGCTTGCGGAAGAA GTTGATTTGGAAAGAATTTCGAAAGATACACATGGTTATGTTGGTGCAGATCTTGCTGCTCTTTGTACTGAAGCTGCACTTCAGTGCATTAGGGAGAAAATGGATGTCATTGATCTGGAAGATGACACTATTGATGCTGAGATTTTGAACTCAATGGCTGTAACAAATGAGCACTTCCAAACTGCTCTCGGTACAAGCAATCCGTCTGCATTACGTGAAACG GTGGTTGAAGTGCCTAATGTGTCATGGCAAGACATTGGAGGCCTTGAAAATGTCAAACGAGAGCTTCAAGAG ACTGTTCAATATCCAGTGGAACACCCAGAGAAGTTTGAGAAGTTTGGTATGTCACCTTCAAAAGGTGTACTTTTCTATGGTCCCCCAGGATGTGGTAAAACTCTACTTGCCAAGGCAATTGCAAATGAATGTCAAGCCAATTTCATCAGTGTCAAAGGACCTGAACTGCTCACCATGTGGTTTGGAGAGAGTGAGGCGAATGTTCGGGAAATTTTCGATAAAGCGAGACAATCTGCACCCTGCGTCCTCTTCTTTGATGAGCTTGACTCTATTGCTACTCAG AGGGGAAGCAGTGGTGGAGATTCTGGAGGAGCTGATCGGGTTCTGAACCAACTTCTGACTGAAATGGATGGTATGAATGCAAAGAAGACTGTTTTTATAATTGGAGCCACAAACAGGCCTGATATAATTGACCCTGCACTTCTGCGACCTGGCCGTCTTGACCAGTTAATCTATATTCCTCTGCCGGATGAAGATTCACGCCATCAGATTTTCAAGGCATGTCTCAGAAAATCTCCCTTATCAAAGGATAGTGATTTGAGAGCTCTCGCCAAATATACCCAGGGATTTAGTGGGGCTGATATCACTGAGATCTGTCAACGAGCCTGCAAATATGCCATAAGGGAGAACATAGAGAAA GATATAGAAAGGGAGAGGAGAAGAAGGGACAATCCGGATTCTATGGATGAGGATGTTGATGACGAAGTACCAGAGATCAAGCCCGCGCATTTTGAGGAGTCTATGAAGTATGCACGACGAAGTGTCAGTGATGCTGATATACGTAAATACCAGGCATTTGCTCAGACGTTACAGCAGTCCAGAGGTTTTGGAACAGAATTTCGGTTTCCTGAGGCTAGTGGCGGGACTGCTGCAGCTGACCCGTTTGCAACTTCTAATGCTGCAGCTGATGATGACGACCTGTATAGCTGA
- the LOC132600370 gene encoding cell division cycle protein 48 homolog isoform X2, with protein MEKLQLFRGDTILIKGKKRKDTVVIALADETCDEPKIRMNKVVRSNLRVRLGDVVSIHQCPDVKYGKRVHILPIDDTIEGLTGDLFDAFLKPYFLEAYRPLRKGDNFLVRGGMRSVEFKVIETDPGEYCVVAPDTEIFCEGEPVKREDEERLDEVGYDDVGGVRKQMAQIRELVELPLRHPQLFKSIGVKPPKGILLYGPPGSGKTLIARAVANETGAFFFCINGPEIMSKLAGESESNLRKAFEEAEKNAPSIIFIDEIDSIAPKREKTHGEVERRIVSQLLTLMDGLKSRAHVIVMGATNRPNSIDPALRRFGRFDREIDIGVPDEVGRLEVLRIHTKNMKLAEEVDLERISKDTHGYVGADLAALCTEAALQCIREKMDVIDLEDDTIDAEILNSMAVTNEHFQTALGTSNPSALRETVVEVPNVSWQDIGGLENVKRELQETVQYPVEHPEKFEKFGMSPSKGVLFYGPPGCGKTLLAKAIANECQANFISVKGPELLTMWFGESEANVREIFDKARQSAPCVLFFDELDSIATQRGSSGGDSGGADRVLNQLLTEMDGMNAKKTVFIIGATNRPDIIDPALLRPGRLDQLIYIPLPDEDSRHQIFKACLRKSPLSKDSDLRALAKYTQGFSGADITEICQRACKYAIRENIEKDIERERRRRDNPDSMDEDVDDEVPEIKPAHFEESMKYARRSVSDADIRKYQAFAQTLQQSRGFGTEFRFPEASGGTAAADPFATSNAAADDDDLYS; from the exons GGAAAGAAGAGAAAGGACACTGTTGTCATTGCCCTTGCTGATGAAACATGTGATGAGCCAAAGATTAGGATGAACAAGGTGGTCCGTTCGAATTTGAGGGTTCGACTTGGAGATGTTGTATCTATCCACCAGTGTCCAGATGTCAAGTATGGGAAGCGTGTCCACATACTGCCTATAGATGATACAATAGAAGGTCTCACAGGGGATCTGTTTGATGCATTCCTAAAAC CTTACTTTTTGGAGGCATATCGACCTTTGAGGAAAGGGGACAATTTCCTTGTTAGAGGAGGGATGAGAAGTGTGGAATTCAAGGTCATAGAAACTGACCCTGGGGAGTATTGTGTAGTTGCTCCAGACACTGAAATCTTTTGTGAGGGTGAGCCTGTGAAAAGGGAGGATGAGGAGAGACTTGATGAAGTTGGCTATGATGATGTGGGTGGTGTGAGAAAACAGATGGCTCAGATTCGTGAACTGGTGGAATTACCGTTGAGGCATCCTCAACTTTTCAAATCTATTGGTGTGAAACCACCTAAGGGGATTTTACTTTATGGACCCCCTGGTTCTGGAAAGACTCTGATAGCCAGAGCTGTTGCTAATGAAACAGGTGCATTTTTCTTTTGCATTAATGGACCTGAAATCATGTCCAAATTGGCTGGAGAGAGTGAAAGTAATCTCAGGAAGGCATTTGAAGAGGCTGAAAAGAATGCTCCTTCCATCATATTTATTGATGAAATTGATTCAATTGCTCCCAAGCGAGAGAAGACACATGGTGAAGTTGAAAGGAGGATTGTCTCACAACTCTTGACTCTGATGGATGGACTGAAATCTCGCGCTCATGTAATAGTGATGGGAGCTACCAACCGTCCAAACAGCATTGATCCTGCTCTGAGAAGGTTTGGTAGGTTCGATAGAGAAATAGACATTGGTGTCCCCGATGAAGTTGGACGTCTTGAAGTTCTTCGCATTCATACCAAGAATATGAAGCTTGCGGAAGAA GTTGATTTGGAAAGAATTTCGAAAGATACACATGGTTATGTTGGTGCAGATCTTGCTGCTCTTTGTACTGAAGCTGCACTTCAGTGCATTAGGGAGAAAATGGATGTCATTGATCTGGAAGATGACACTATTGATGCTGAGATTTTGAACTCAATGGCTGTAACAAATGAGCACTTCCAAACTGCTCTCGGTACAAGCAATCCGTCTGCATTACGTGAAACG GTGGTTGAAGTGCCTAATGTGTCATGGCAAGACATTGGAGGCCTTGAAAATGTCAAACGAGAGCTTCAAGAG ACTGTTCAATATCCAGTGGAACACCCAGAGAAGTTTGAGAAGTTTGGTATGTCACCTTCAAAAGGTGTACTTTTCTATGGTCCCCCAGGATGTGGTAAAACTCTACTTGCCAAGGCAATTGCAAATGAATGTCAAGCCAATTTCATCAGTGTCAAAGGACCTGAACTGCTCACCATGTGGTTTGGAGAGAGTGAGGCGAATGTTCGGGAAATTTTCGATAAAGCGAGACAATCTGCACCCTGCGTCCTCTTCTTTGATGAGCTTGACTCTATTGCTACTCAG AGGGGAAGCAGTGGTGGAGATTCTGGAGGAGCTGATCGGGTTCTGAACCAACTTCTGACTGAAATGGATGGTATGAATGCAAAGAAGACTGTTTTTATAATTGGAGCCACAAACAGGCCTGATATAATTGACCCTGCACTTCTGCGACCTGGCCGTCTTGACCAGTTAATCTATATTCCTCTGCCGGATGAAGATTCACGCCATCAGATTTTCAAGGCATGTCTCAGAAAATCTCCCTTATCAAAGGATAGTGATTTGAGAGCTCTCGCCAAATATACCCAGGGATTTAGTGGGGCTGATATCACTGAGATCTGTCAACGAGCCTGCAAATATGCCATAAGGGAGAACATAGAGAAA GATATAGAAAGGGAGAGGAGAAGAAGGGACAATCCGGATTCTATGGATGAGGATGTTGATGACGAAGTACCAGAGATCAAGCCCGCGCATTTTGAGGAGTCTATGAAGTATGCACGACGAAGTGTCAGTGATGCTGATATACGTAAATACCAGGCATTTGCTCAGACGTTACAGCAGTCCAGAGGTTTTGGAACAGAATTTCGGTTTCCTGAGGCTAGTGGCGGGACTGCTGCAGCTGACCCGTTTGCAACTTCTAATGCTGCAGCTGATGATGACGACCTGTATAGCTGA
- the LOC132600370 gene encoding cell division cycle protein 48 homolog isoform X3: MNKVVRSNLRVRLGDVVSIHQCPDVKYGKRVHILPIDDTIEGLTGDLFDAFLKPYFLEAYRPLRKGDNFLVRGGMRSVEFKVIETDPGEYCVVAPDTEIFCEGEPVKREDEERLDEVGYDDVGGVRKQMAQIRELVELPLRHPQLFKSIGVKPPKGILLYGPPGSGKTLIARAVANETGAFFFCINGPEIMSKLAGESESNLRKAFEEAEKNAPSIIFIDEIDSIAPKREKTHGEVERRIVSQLLTLMDGLKSRAHVIVMGATNRPNSIDPALRRFGRFDREIDIGVPDEVGRLEVLRIHTKNMKLAEEVDLERISKDTHGYVGADLAALCTEAALQCIREKMDVIDLEDDTIDAEILNSMAVTNEHFQTALGTSNPSALRETVVEVPNVSWQDIGGLENVKRELQETVQYPVEHPEKFEKFGMSPSKGVLFYGPPGCGKTLLAKAIANECQANFISVKGPELLTMWFGESEANVREIFDKARQSAPCVLFFDELDSIATQRGSSGGDSGGADRVLNQLLTEMDGMNAKKTVFIIGATNRPDIIDPALLRPGRLDQLIYIPLPDEDSRHQIFKACLRKSPLSKDSDLRALAKYTQGFSGADITEICQRACKYAIRENIEKDIERERRRRDNPDSMDEDVDDEVPEIKPAHFEESMKYARRSVSDADIRKYQAFAQTLQQSRGFGTEFRFPEASGGTAAADPFATSNAAADDDDLYS, from the exons ATGAACAAGGTGGTCCGTTCGAATTTGAGGGTTCGACTTGGAGATGTTGTATCTATCCACCAGTGTCCAGATGTCAAGTATGGGAAGCGTGTCCACATACTGCCTATAGATGATACAATAGAAGGTCTCACAGGGGATCTGTTTGATGCATTCCTAAAAC CTTACTTTTTGGAGGCATATCGACCTTTGAGGAAAGGGGACAATTTCCTTGTTAGAGGAGGGATGAGAAGTGTGGAATTCAAGGTCATAGAAACTGACCCTGGGGAGTATTGTGTAGTTGCTCCAGACACTGAAATCTTTTGTGAGGGTGAGCCTGTGAAAAGGGAGGATGAGGAGAGACTTGATGAAGTTGGCTATGATGATGTGGGTGGTGTGAGAAAACAGATGGCTCAGATTCGTGAACTGGTGGAATTACCGTTGAGGCATCCTCAACTTTTCAAATCTATTGGTGTGAAACCACCTAAGGGGATTTTACTTTATGGACCCCCTGGTTCTGGAAAGACTCTGATAGCCAGAGCTGTTGCTAATGAAACAGGTGCATTTTTCTTTTGCATTAATGGACCTGAAATCATGTCCAAATTGGCTGGAGAGAGTGAAAGTAATCTCAGGAAGGCATTTGAAGAGGCTGAAAAGAATGCTCCTTCCATCATATTTATTGATGAAATTGATTCAATTGCTCCCAAGCGAGAGAAGACACATGGTGAAGTTGAAAGGAGGATTGTCTCACAACTCTTGACTCTGATGGATGGACTGAAATCTCGCGCTCATGTAATAGTGATGGGAGCTACCAACCGTCCAAACAGCATTGATCCTGCTCTGAGAAGGTTTGGTAGGTTCGATAGAGAAATAGACATTGGTGTCCCCGATGAAGTTGGACGTCTTGAAGTTCTTCGCATTCATACCAAGAATATGAAGCTTGCGGAAGAA GTTGATTTGGAAAGAATTTCGAAAGATACACATGGTTATGTTGGTGCAGATCTTGCTGCTCTTTGTACTGAAGCTGCACTTCAGTGCATTAGGGAGAAAATGGATGTCATTGATCTGGAAGATGACACTATTGATGCTGAGATTTTGAACTCAATGGCTGTAACAAATGAGCACTTCCAAACTGCTCTCGGTACAAGCAATCCGTCTGCATTACGTGAAACG GTGGTTGAAGTGCCTAATGTGTCATGGCAAGACATTGGAGGCCTTGAAAATGTCAAACGAGAGCTTCAAGAG ACTGTTCAATATCCAGTGGAACACCCAGAGAAGTTTGAGAAGTTTGGTATGTCACCTTCAAAAGGTGTACTTTTCTATGGTCCCCCAGGATGTGGTAAAACTCTACTTGCCAAGGCAATTGCAAATGAATGTCAAGCCAATTTCATCAGTGTCAAAGGACCTGAACTGCTCACCATGTGGTTTGGAGAGAGTGAGGCGAATGTTCGGGAAATTTTCGATAAAGCGAGACAATCTGCACCCTGCGTCCTCTTCTTTGATGAGCTTGACTCTATTGCTACTCAG AGGGGAAGCAGTGGTGGAGATTCTGGAGGAGCTGATCGGGTTCTGAACCAACTTCTGACTGAAATGGATGGTATGAATGCAAAGAAGACTGTTTTTATAATTGGAGCCACAAACAGGCCTGATATAATTGACCCTGCACTTCTGCGACCTGGCCGTCTTGACCAGTTAATCTATATTCCTCTGCCGGATGAAGATTCACGCCATCAGATTTTCAAGGCATGTCTCAGAAAATCTCCCTTATCAAAGGATAGTGATTTGAGAGCTCTCGCCAAATATACCCAGGGATTTAGTGGGGCTGATATCACTGAGATCTGTCAACGAGCCTGCAAATATGCCATAAGGGAGAACATAGAGAAA GATATAGAAAGGGAGAGGAGAAGAAGGGACAATCCGGATTCTATGGATGAGGATGTTGATGACGAAGTACCAGAGATCAAGCCCGCGCATTTTGAGGAGTCTATGAAGTATGCACGACGAAGTGTCAGTGATGCTGATATACGTAAATACCAGGCATTTGCTCAGACGTTACAGCAGTCCAGAGGTTTTGGAACAGAATTTCGGTTTCCTGAGGCTAGTGGCGGGACTGCTGCAGCTGACCCGTTTGCAACTTCTAATGCTGCAGCTGATGATGACGACCTGTATAGCTGA